TTCTTTAAAATATCGAGAATCTTACCTACCTGACCTACGCTAAGACTGTAAACGACAATGCCGTCAGTTTCTATACTTTGATTGAACTCTTCACTAAAGGTAATAACTATAAAATCTCTATTTGCCTCCTGCAATGACTTCACTGCAAATACAGGAAGCTTACCATAACCTGCTAGTAGAGCTATTTTCAAGGATTTACCTCACACCTGCCCTCTTTTTTCTTTAAAATTTTATCCACTTCAAGGGCAACTTTAAGGGACCTTAACTCGTGCTTTACAGAAACTATACGTGGCTTTTTCCCCTCAATACAATCAATAAAATGCTTTATTTCCAACTTTAAAGGGTTATCTTTATAAACAAAAAGTCTTTCTAATATATATTCATTTTTATATGTCAGCTCTTTATTCCCAAATATATGCTGGGACAGACCCTTTCTATAAATATTAATATCCTGACTTGTGTAATCAAGATGGATAAATGCGTCTTCTTGGGAGATACTCATCGTCCTATCTTTCTTTTGAGTAATTCTACTTACAAGAATATTGGCAATAGCATTGTTTTCAAATACCAAACTAACAGATGCAAAGTCGGGTAAATTTGAATAGACCTTACTCCCTTTTGCTTCCACATCAATAACTTCCTTATTCATTATATTCAATATGATATCAATATCGTGAATCATCAAATCAAGAACAATGCTGTCATCCTTCATCCTTTCAACATACGGCCCAACCCTTCTTGATTCTATAAGATAGGGGTTGTCTACTATTTTTTTAAGCTCCTGCACGGCACCATTAAATCTTTCAACGTGCCCTATATGTAATACAAGATTATTCTTCTCGGCAATTTCAAAAAGCTCCACCGCTTCTTCAAAGTTTGTTGTAATTGGTTTTTCCACCAATACATGTTTCCCTTTCAACAAACACTTTTTTACTATTTCAAAATGAAATTTGGTAGGTGCGGCAACTGTTACAATATCTACCTTATCAAGTATATCTTCATAATTAACACTGGAATAAACATTAAATTTCTCTGCTTTTTCTCTAAGGTTTTCTGCATCTACATCACTCAGTGCCGTTAGTTTTACAGAAGGTATTTCATCATATAAATTCAGATGGTATGTCCCCATCCGTCCGATACCAATCAAACCCATTCTTAGCATAATTATCTCCTGGTTATCCCTCTTTTTGAACTTTTAAGGAATTCACAAAATTCAACTACTTCATCACAGCCTGCAAGTTTTTCAATCTCAGCTATGGCATCTTCAAGAAGCAGGCTTCTATCTAAAAATATAGCAAGAGCTTTTTTTAGGCTGCTGCGTGCTTCAGGCCCTACACCGTTTCTTCTTAGACCAACTATATTCAGTCCGTGAACAATTGCCGGATTCCCTTCAATAAGACAAAATGGCGGCACATCTTTTACAATTCTTGACATCCCGCCCACCATAGCCATTTTACCAATTCTTACAAACTGATGAGTGCCGGTAAGCCCGGAAATAACTGCCTTATCCCCAACATGTGTATGACCTGCAAGGGCCGCATAGCTCGTCATTATAACGTTATTCCCCACTTTGCAATCATGTGCTATGTGGACAGAGTTCATGATAAAACAATTATTTCCCACTTCAGTAATCCAATCTTCCTTGGTACTTGCTCTGTGAATTGTAGTAAACTCTCTTATCCTGCAATTTTCTCCAATCACAAGCTTAGTATCTTCACCCTTGTAACTTAAATCCTGTGGAGCACCGCCGACGTGAACATTCGGAGACAGTATTGTACCTTTTTTTATTTCGGTATTTTCTTCAATTACACTGTTGACACCTATTTGAACATTATCATGTATTATACAATTCTTACCTATAAAAACATTAGGTCCGATAATTGCACTTTCCGAAACTTCGGCTGTTTTGTCAATAATTGCGGTATGATGTATCATTATTTCTCCTTTACCATAGCCATAAATTCGGCTTCGCATGCAACCTCACCTTCTACGGTTGCGACCCCTTTCATTCTCCAAATATTTCTTTTCTTTTTAACTAACTCAACATCAAGCATTAATACATCCCCCGGGACAACGGGCCTTCTAAACTTGACATTATCTATTGCCATAAAATAAACAAGTATATCTTCATGAGTCTTGTCACTTTGCTCATTAAGTGCAATAAGACCACCAGCCTGAGCCATTGCCTCTACAATCAAAACTCCTGGCATTACAGGCTCCCCCGGAAAGTGCCCCATAAAAAAATTTTCGTTTATTGTAACATTTTTAATAGCTTTTATAGATGTATCGTTAAGTTCAACCACCTTATCAACTAAAAGAAAAGGGTACCTATGTGGCAAATTTTTCATTATTGTTTTAATATCCATAATTCACCCTTTCAAAAATTTATCAATTTGCTTGAGAGTATTTGCTATATCTTTAAGTGCAGATTGGTTTTTCAACCACTTTCTATGTTCAACCAAAGGGACTCCTGAATATACTCCAGGCTCAGTAATATCCGACATAACACCAGACTTAGAGGCCAACATCACACCATCAGAAATATTAACATGGTCAGCTATACCAACCTGTCCGCCAATTACAACAAAATTGCCGATTGTCGTACTACCTGCTATCCCAGTCTGGGAAACTATTATACAATGTTTTCCGATTTTAACGTTGTGACCAATTTGAACAAGATTGTCAATCTTAGTGCCTTCACCGATAACGGTAGACGACAAAGCACCTCTGTCAATTGTTGTATTTGCACCTATTTCCACATTATCTTCAATCACGACATTTCCCACTTGCCTTATTTTAATATGACCTTTAGGCGTATTCAGATATCCGAATCCATCTGCACCAATAATAGCACCTGAATGAATAGTAACATTGTCGCCAATTTTACAACCTTCATATATCACAACATTCGGATAAATCTTTGTATTTTCACCAATTTCAACATCTTCGCCGATAATAACGTTTGCACCAATATAGGCATTTTTGCCAATCTTTACCCTATCTTTAATAACGGAAAATGGCTCAACAACTATATTGTCACCTAAATTTGCGCTTTTAGAAACAAATGCTCTATCAGATACTTGCCCGACATGCTCCTGAGTAGGGTAAAAAAGATCGAGTAATACTATCATCGCACTTTTAATTTCATCTACGATAACAACAGGCTTATTAACATACTGCTGAAACTTCTTGGTAGTTACAACAGCCACAACATTAGGGTTGTCAATAAAACTAATCATTTTCTTTGAGTTTAATATTGACAAGCTCTTATCTTTTGGCATGTCTAAAGATGTAAAGTTTAAAATCTCAACATCTTCACCTACAAGTTCAGCATTTAACTTCTTTGCAATCTCTGACAAAAGCATGTTATTTCTTGTGCCACTCTTTGTTGTATCTGTCTATAAGAATATCCGTAATATCAATCTTTTTGGAGTTATACATTACACCTGACTCTTTTGCTTCAACTATCAAATCATAGTTAAGTTCTTTCCCAAGTTTTTCAACCAATTCAGCCAACTCTTTTGCAATTTTTGCCACATAATCCTGCTCTTTCTTCTTAAGTTCATCATTAGCATCTTTTACAAGTCTTTGAACTTCTTTTAATTTTTTCTGATATTCATCAAGCTTCTTCTGTTTAGCTTCTTCTGTAAGAAGTGAACTCTGATTGTTTAACTCCTCTTGCATCTTCTTTAAAGTTTCGCTCTCTTTATTAATTTCCTGCTGCATCTGGTCATACTCTTTTTTCATCTTAGCAACAGCATCTTTCCCTGCATCACTCTCATCAAGGGCTTTTTGCATATTAACGACACCAATCTTCACTTCCGCAAAAGCTCCCGTAGTAATAAACATGGATAAAACTAAAAGCACCCCTAAAATCTTTTTCATAACATAACCTCCAAATATATTTTTATTTTTTAAAACATTCCGCCAATTGAGAAATCCCACCTGTCACTTGATTCCCCTTCTTTTTTATCTAATTTCTTACCATATTCAAGTCTTAATGGTCCAATTGGGCTGTACCATCTAAACCCAAATCCAGCTGATTTCCTTAAATCATATGAAAAATACGCTTCGCCCTCGTCATAAACCTGACCTGTATCATAAAATATCACACCCATAAGATTTGCTGACTCTGAAATAGGAAAGACTGCTTCTACGTTAAACAACACATATTTATCTCCACCATAATCATAACCATTCTCATCCTTCGGCGAAATATCTCCATATTTAAAACCTCTTACACTGTACATACCACCCAATCTAAATCTTTCGTCAATAGGCAATGGATTGTTGTCAAGGGCAGTTAAGTAGCCAACCTCACCATGAACCATACCTACAAATTTCCAAAATAGCGGGAAAAATTGCGAACTTTCAAGCCCTATTTTAACATAATTATTATCACCACCAAGTACTCCACCCGCATATTTTACGTATAACCTTGACTTATTCCCTTTTGATGGTGTCAAAGGGTGATTTGTAGTATTATAAGCAAGGGTCGGGGTAAAACTTATAGTAGTGGTTTTCCCTTCCTGCTCTTTAACATAATCTGACGCATCCGTGTCTATGTCATAAATATCTTCTACATCATATGCCAATTTGTAATACATATATAGTTTTCTTCCGATTACCGGATGCCCCAATCTTAATGCAACCCCTTCTGATTTTTTTGTATAGTCATAATAGCTTCTCTCAAGGCTATAAACGTCAAATCCAAATGTTATCGGCCTGTCAAACAACCATTTATTTGTAAAACTCAATGTATAGTCAGTCCTATTTGAAGAAAACTCACCCTTTAAATTCAAAGAATACCCCATCCCAAAAAGGTTATCTTTCTGTATCTGTAATGTACCCACAAAGCCATCTAATGTAGAATATCCAGCACCAATACTAAATGTACCCGTAGGCTTTTCTTTAACATTTAGCTTTAATTTCATTTTGTTATCAGGCAAAGGCTCTTCAGTCATAGTTACTTCTTCAAAATAGTTCGTATATTGAACATTTTGTTTTGAATTTTTAATCCTTGCACTACTATAAATATCCCCTTCAGCAATACTAAGCTCTCTTCTTATTACCCTGTCCCTTGTTTTCTCATTTCCAAATATCTCTATACGCTCAATTCTATAAAGCATATTTTCTTCAATATTATAAGTTATTTTTACAATATGCTTCTCATCATCTACATTTGTTTCAGGGTCAACGTTAGCAAAGGGATATCCGATTGAAGTAAATGCATCGGTAAGACTTTCTATATCTTTTTGAAATTTTTCACTGCTAAAATAATCACCCGGTTTTAAGCTGGCTCTATCAAGAAGTGTTTTTTCATCAATATGTATATTCCCTTTTACATTTATACTATCTATTTTATAGCGAGCACCTTCGACAATTCTAAAAATTAATGTAATTTTTGTTTTATCATCATTATAAATGATTTCAGGCTCAGCCACCTGGACCCTCATAAACCCGTTATTGAGATAGTGTGCCCTGATTCTTTCTCTATCAAGTGCAAGCTCCTCACTAACAAGCTTTCCACTCCCTGTTAGCCATGAAAAGAAGCCTTTTTCATCAGTTTCAAGAAGCTTCTTAATCTCTTTATCTTTATAAAATTCATTTCCAAGTATTTCTATATTATAGACTTTTGCCTCTTTCCCCTCATCAATGCTAAAAATCAGATCGACACTATTGTTTTCCCTTTCCTCAATATCATAATTAATTCTAACATTAAAAAAGTTTTCATCCTGATACTTCTTTCTTATCTCTTTTATAGTTGCCTCAATTTTTCTTTTGTCAAAAGGCTCACCCTCATTAATAGCCAACTTTTCTTTTAAGCTTTCCTCGCTAATTTCATCATTTCCTTCAAAATATATTTTATTTACAAAAGGTTTTTCGGACACATTGTATATAAGAACAATTTCATCCCCTTCCACTTCCAAGTCAGCGCTAACATTTAAGAAAAGGCCTGTTTGATAAAGCTGCCTTATTGAACTGTCAATCTTCTCAAGGTCAAACTCACTTTTTTCACTGACCGTATACAGTTTGATTTTAGATTCAGGCACCCTTTTGTTACCATTTATTTTAACCTTGTCTATCTGTGTCGCAAATACAACTGTACTTAAAAATAAAATCAACAAAACAAATATTCTTTTCATAAGTTTTCTTCCAATGTATTTATTATTTTTTTAAGTCTGTCATGCTTATATTTCAGAAGATTTTTATTGGCAATAAGTCTTGCCGTAGACTCCATAATAGTCTCTACCTCTTTCAACCCATTTTTCCTAAGCGTCTCTCCCGTTGACACCAAATCAACGATAACATCGGAAAGATTCAATATAGGTGCTATCTCTATTGAGCCGTAAAGTTTAATCACTTCTATGAAGATACCTTTACCCTGAAAAAAGTTCTTTGCAATATTAACAAATTTAGTAGCTACACGCATATCATGATAATATGTGACATCAAAATTCTCAGGAGCAGCAACACACATCCTGCAAAATCCAAAACCGAAGTCAAGAAGCTCATATACATCAGCTCTGGTTTCCAAGATTATATCCTTACCAACCACACCCAAATCACAAGCACCATACTCCACATATGTGGTGACATCCATGTTGCGAATCAAAATAAATTTTATTTTATTCTTACTGTCTTCAAAAATCAGCTTCCTTGAGTTAAAGTCTATGCAACCTTTTTCAACAATATTAAGTTTTTCAAGCAAACTCAAAGTCTCTTCCGCAAGCCTACCCTTAGGCAGTGCAATTGTAATATAATCTTGCATATCTATTCTCTCTCTCTTCTAATATCTGCAGATAGAGCTCTTAATTTCTCGTCAAACTTTTCATACCCTCGGTCAAGATGATATATCCTGTGAACCTGTGATTCACCTTCAGCAGCGAGTGCTGCTATCACAAGAGAAGCACTTGCTCTCAAATCAGAAGCCATCACTTGAGCTCCTGTAAGCTTATCTTCCCCTTTTATTACTGCTGACCTATCTTTTAATTTTATATTTGCCCCCATCCTCTTAAGCTCAGATACGTGCATAAACCTGTTTTCAAAGATATTTTCCGTAATCACAGATAACCCGTCAGACAAAGTCATCACTGCCATTAGTTGTGCCTGCATATCTGTTGGAAATCCCGGGTAAGGCAAAGTTGTCACATCAACCGCTTTCGGTTTTTTATCCATAACAGCCACAATACTATCTTCACTAACTTCCATTTTAAGCCCGATTTCAGAAAATTTCTCCAAAACAGACGTCATCGCCCATACAGGACAATTAAGCAACTTTATTTTTCCGCCGGTAGCAGCCACCGCAGCCAAAAATGTGCCGGCCTCTATCCTGTCAGTCATTACACTGTAGTCTACTGACTTAAGCTCACTTACCCCTTCTACCTCAATCGTTTTAGTCCCTTCACCAGTAATTTTAGCCCCCATCCCCTTTAAAAACCTTGCCAAATCTATTACTTCAGGCTCCTGAGCCGCATTTTTGATTACTGTTGTGCCTTCAGCCAAAGCTGCTGCCATCATTATATTTTCAGTGCCTGTTACAGTGACAATATCAAAATTTATTATACTACCTTTAAGCTTATTGCATTTTGCATTTATATACCCATGCTCAACTTCAATATCTGCACCCATCTGCTTTAGGGCCTTGATGTGTAAATCAACCGGTCTTTCTCCTATAGCACAACCACCCGGCAAAGAAACTTTTGCTCTTCCTCTTTTTGCCAAAAGCGGTCCCAGCACAAGAATACTTGCCCTCATTGTCCTCACAAGCTCATAGTCAGCAGTAAAAAGCTCTAAATTTTCGGTATTGATAACTGTGACATCATTCTCTTTTTGCAATGATGAAACACCAAGTGTTTCAAGAAGCTTGAGCATAGTAGAAATATCTTTTAATTGTGGAATATTCTGAAGAAGGTATTTACCTTCAGCAAGAAGCACAGCAGAAAGTATTGGCAAAGCAGAGTTTTTGGCACCACTAATTTTTACATCACCTGAAAGCTTTTTACCACCATTTATAACTAATTTTTCCAAATCATCACCCTTTTATGTCCAAAATAATCTTCAATAAACTCTATATTTTTTTCAAAATACAGCTCAGCAAGCCTTTCAGCCTGATTAGCGCCAATCTCGAAAAAAATTAATCCACCTTTTTTACATAATTTATCTAATATAAACAACATATTTTTATAAAAAAATGTATCATCACCATCAACAAAAAGTGCTATATCCGGCTCATACTTTATAAATTCACAATAATCACCCATCCTGCTAACATAAGGTGGGTTCATTGTAATAATATCAAACTTATCTTTAATAAAGCTGTCAATTTTAAGCACATCGCCATTTATCAGAAAAGCCCTGTCATTTAATCCTAAGTCATAAATATTTTTCCAAGCAACCTTTAATGCATCATAGCTTAGGTCAACACCATAACCAACAGAATCTTTAAGCTCCTTTAACAAAGCAATTAATATACAACCAGAGCCTGTGCATAAATCTAAAATTTTATATTTTTTCCCCCTATCAACACGTTTAAGAACGTTCTCTACAAGAGTTTCCGTTTCAACTCTCGGAATCAATACATTTTCATCTATATAGAGTTCATAACCAAAAAAATCGTGTTTTTTTCTTAGATATGAGACAGGATATCCTTTTTTGACTAGTGCCACAGTACTGATAATTTTCTCATTTGTAAGGACAAGTTCATTAAGCTTTGTCAACACAACGCTTCTGTTAATACCTGTCAAATAAGATAAAAGATCTATGGAAGCTGCTTTTGAAAGATGTGGAATATAGGTCTGAATGTATGAAAAAAGCTCCCCTATTTTTATCGGCACATCTTTTTTCAGCTCAAAAGACATTTATAATTTACAGACCTGCCTGTTTTAGCTTTTCAGTTTGGTCGAAGGTTATCAGCGCGTCTATAAGCTCATCCAACTCGCCTTCCAATACCCTGTCAAGGTGATAAATAGTAAGATTTATCCTGTGATCAGTAACCCTATTTTGAGGGAAGTTGTAAGTCCTTATCCTTTCACTTCTATCACCTGAACCTACCTGAAGCTTTCTATTTTCTGCAACCTCCTCAGCTTGTTTCCTTATCTCCATCTCAAGAAGTTTTGCTTTTAGAAGCTTCATCGCTTTTTCCC
This DNA window, taken from Deferrivibrio essentukiensis, encodes the following:
- a CDS encoding Gfo/Idh/MocA family protein, which produces MLRMGLIGIGRMGTYHLNLYDEIPSVKLTALSDVDAENLREKAEKFNVYSSVNYEDILDKVDIVTVAAPTKFHFEIVKKCLLKGKHVLVEKPITTNFEEAVELFEIAEKNNLVLHIGHVERFNGAVQELKKIVDNPYLIESRRVGPYVERMKDDSIVLDLMIHDIDIILNIMNKEVIDVEAKGSKVYSNLPDFASVSLVFENNAIANILVSRITQKKDRTMSISQEDAFIHLDYTSQDINIYRKGLSQHIFGNKELTYKNEYILERLFVYKDNPLKLEIKHFIDCIEGKKPRIVSVKHELRSLKVALEVDKILKKKEGRCEVNP
- the lpxA gene encoding acyl-ACP--UDP-N-acetylglucosamine O-acyltransferase produces the protein MIHHTAIIDKTAEVSESAIIGPNVFIGKNCIIHDNVQIGVNSVIEENTEIKKGTILSPNVHVGGAPQDLSYKGEDTKLVIGENCRIREFTTIHRASTKEDWITEVGNNCFIMNSVHIAHDCKVGNNVIMTSYAALAGHTHVGDKAVISGLTGTHQFVRIGKMAMVGGMSRIVKDVPPFCLIEGNPAIVHGLNIVGLRRNGVGPEARSSLKKALAIFLDRSLLLEDAIAEIEKLAGCDEVVEFCEFLKSSKRGITRR
- the fabZ gene encoding 3-hydroxyacyl-ACP dehydratase FabZ is translated as MDIKTIMKNLPHRYPFLLVDKVVELNDTSIKAIKNVTINENFFMGHFPGEPVMPGVLIVEAMAQAGGLIALNEQSDKTHEDILVYFMAIDNVKFRRPVVPGDVLMLDVELVKKKRNIWRMKGVATVEGEVACEAEFMAMVKEK
- the lpxD gene encoding UDP-3-O-(3-hydroxymyristoyl)glucosamine N-acyltransferase — translated: MLLSEIAKKLNAELVGEDVEILNFTSLDMPKDKSLSILNSKKMISFIDNPNVVAVVTTKKFQQYVNKPVVIVDEIKSAMIVLLDLFYPTQEHVGQVSDRAFVSKSANLGDNIVVEPFSVIKDRVKIGKNAYIGANVIIGEDVEIGENTKIYPNVVIYEGCKIGDNVTIHSGAIIGADGFGYLNTPKGHIKIRQVGNVVIEDNVEIGANTTIDRGALSSTVIGEGTKIDNLVQIGHNVKIGKHCIIVSQTGIAGSTTIGNFVVIGGQVGIADHVNISDGVMLASKSGVMSDITEPGVYSGVPLVEHRKWLKNQSALKDIANTLKQIDKFLKG
- a CDS encoding OmpH family outer membrane protein, yielding MKKILGVLLVLSMFITTGAFAEVKIGVVNMQKALDESDAGKDAVAKMKKEYDQMQQEINKESETLKKMQEELNNQSSLLTEEAKQKKLDEYQKKLKEVQRLVKDANDELKKKEQDYVAKIAKELAELVEKLGKELNYDLIVEAKESGVMYNSKKIDITDILIDRYNKEWHKK
- the bamA gene encoding outer membrane protein assembly factor BamA, with amino-acid sequence MKRIFVLLILFLSTVVFATQIDKVKINGNKRVPESKIKLYTVSEKSEFDLEKIDSSIRQLYQTGLFLNVSADLEVEGDEIVLIYNVSEKPFVNKIYFEGNDEISEESLKEKLAINEGEPFDKRKIEATIKEIRKKYQDENFFNVRINYDIEERENNSVDLIFSIDEGKEAKVYNIEILGNEFYKDKEIKKLLETDEKGFFSWLTGSGKLVSEELALDRERIRAHYLNNGFMRVQVAEPEIIYNDDKTKITLIFRIVEGARYKIDSINVKGNIHIDEKTLLDRASLKPGDYFSSEKFQKDIESLTDAFTSIGYPFANVDPETNVDDEKHIVKITYNIEENMLYRIERIEIFGNEKTRDRVIRRELSIAEGDIYSSARIKNSKQNVQYTNYFEEVTMTEEPLPDNKMKLKLNVKEKPTGTFSIGAGYSTLDGFVGTLQIQKDNLFGMGYSLNLKGEFSSNRTDYTLSFTNKWLFDRPITFGFDVYSLERSYYDYTKKSEGVALRLGHPVIGRKLYMYYKLAYDVEDIYDIDTDASDYVKEQEGKTTTISFTPTLAYNTTNHPLTPSKGNKSRLYVKYAGGVLGGDNNYVKIGLESSQFFPLFWKFVGMVHGEVGYLTALDNNPLPIDERFRLGGMYSVRGFKYGDISPKDENGYDYGGDKYVLFNVEAVFPISESANLMGVIFYDTGQVYDEGEAYFSYDLRKSAGFGFRWYSPIGPLRLEYGKKLDKKEGESSDRWDFSIGGMF
- the hisG gene encoding ATP phosphoribosyltransferase gives rise to the protein MQDYITIALPKGRLAEETLSLLEKLNIVEKGCIDFNSRKLIFEDSKNKIKFILIRNMDVTTYVEYGACDLGVVGKDIILETRADVYELLDFGFGFCRMCVAAPENFDVTYYHDMRVATKFVNIAKNFFQGKGIFIEVIKLYGSIEIAPILNLSDVIVDLVSTGETLRKNGLKEVETIMESTARLIANKNLLKYKHDRLKKIINTLEENL
- the murA gene encoding UDP-N-acetylglucosamine 1-carboxyvinyltransferase; the protein is MEKLVINGGKKLSGDVKISGAKNSALPILSAVLLAEGKYLLQNIPQLKDISTMLKLLETLGVSSLQKENDVTVINTENLELFTADYELVRTMRASILVLGPLLAKRGRAKVSLPGGCAIGERPVDLHIKALKQMGADIEVEHGYINAKCNKLKGSIINFDIVTVTGTENIMMAAALAEGTTVIKNAAQEPEVIDLARFLKGMGAKITGEGTKTIEVEGVSELKSVDYSVMTDRIEAGTFLAAVAATGGKIKLLNCPVWAMTSVLEKFSEIGLKMEVSEDSIVAVMDKKPKAVDVTTLPYPGFPTDMQAQLMAVMTLSDGLSVITENIFENRFMHVSELKRMGANIKLKDRSAVIKGEDKLTGAQVMASDLRASASLVIAALAAEGESQVHRIYHLDRGYEKFDEKLRALSADIRRERE
- the prmC gene encoding peptide chain release factor N(5)-glutamine methyltransferase, yielding MSFELKKDVPIKIGELFSYIQTYIPHLSKAASIDLLSYLTGINRSVVLTKLNELVLTNEKIISTVALVKKGYPVSYLRKKHDFFGYELYIDENVLIPRVETETLVENVLKRVDRGKKYKILDLCTGSGCILIALLKELKDSVGYGVDLSYDALKVAWKNIYDLGLNDRAFLINGDVLKIDSFIKDKFDIITMNPPYVSRMGDYCEFIKYEPDIALFVDGDDTFFYKNMLFILDKLCKKGGLIFFEIGANQAERLAELYFEKNIEFIEDYFGHKRVMIWKN